One window of the Bacteroidota bacterium genome contains the following:
- a CDS encoding DRTGG domain-containing protein → MSPEKLINILEGNPLNIAVNSATSLITVVASDLMSDVLTLENEPDILITGLANTQTIRTAEMADIPFVIIAKGKKVSEEIVELAREGNISLISTNLSVYRCCGILYSNEIKDVF, encoded by the coding sequence ATGTCGCCCGAAAAATTGATAAATATACTTGAAGGTAATCCTCTGAATATTGCTGTTAATAGTGCTACATCATTAATAACAGTAGTGGCTTCAGACTTAATGAGTGATGTATTAACTCTCGAAAATGAGCCTGATATTCTTATAACCGGGCTTGCAAATACTCAAACTATACGAACAGCGGAGATGGCAGATATTCCATTTGTAATAATTGCGAAAGGAAAGAAAGTTTCGGAAGAAATCGTAGAATTGGCCCGCGAAGGAAACATTTCTCTAATTTCTACAAATTTGTCAGTTTACAGGTGTTGCGGAATATTATATTCGAATGAAATAAAAGATGTTTTTTGA
- a CDS encoding [Fe-Fe] hydrogenase large subunit C-terminal domain-containing protein, whose protein sequence is MNTSANSLYHAIHINTDKCIGCSHCIKVCPTEALHIWNGHSNLNPERCIDCDECYRVCPVGAISVEDDGLNQINNFKTKVALIPSVFMGQFPQGIKAREVFKAVQDLGFTYVYEVEEGSQLVEKLFTEKINRKESLPVISSFCPAVLRLIQVNFPQLTENIMNIETPVDITATSIRKQLKDKEDVGIFYFTPCSAKITSLKAPIGGSKSALDGVINMDIVFNEILSILTKKNTVKKRHKKEITNNAIEPDHILWSLSGGEIKNLPGTCLSIDGTKNIISFLDKIETQGCNEIDFLEMKNCDQGCAGGILTPQNRFLTAQRLRNRAKYYTEFYSENPEEKPINHTSDVSYEDVKTNKIEPRSIIKYDSDPLKALAKMERTQEIFKILPSLDCGACGYPSCKSLTRNIIEEKASIEYCFVIQRKLEEKQGLDHKKSKEILEDIWGKNKFKKH, encoded by the coding sequence ATGAACACTTCAGCCAACTCATTGTATCACGCCATACATATTAATACTGATAAATGTATTGGGTGTTCTCATTGTATAAAAGTTTGCCCTACAGAAGCCCTGCATATCTGGAATGGACATTCTAATCTAAACCCTGAGAGATGTATTGATTGCGATGAATGTTACAGAGTTTGTCCCGTTGGAGCTATTAGTGTAGAAGATGACGGTTTGAACCAAATTAATAATTTCAAAACTAAAGTTGCTTTGATACCCTCTGTATTCATGGGACAGTTTCCTCAGGGAATTAAAGCGAGAGAAGTTTTTAAAGCAGTACAGGATCTGGGCTTTACCTATGTTTATGAGGTTGAGGAAGGATCGCAACTGGTAGAAAAACTTTTTACTGAAAAAATAAACAGAAAAGAATCTCTGCCGGTTATATCTTCGTTTTGTCCGGCGGTTTTGAGGCTTATTCAGGTTAACTTCCCACAATTAACCGAAAATATAATGAACATTGAAACTCCCGTTGATATAACTGCCACATCTATCCGGAAACAACTGAAAGACAAAGAAGATGTTGGCATTTTTTACTTCACACCATGTTCTGCAAAAATAACATCCCTCAAAGCTCCCATCGGAGGAAGTAAATCTGCTCTTGACGGTGTAATAAATATGGATATTGTCTTCAACGAAATTCTATCAATTCTCACTAAAAAGAACACGGTAAAAAAAAGGCATAAAAAAGAAATCACAAACAATGCAATAGAACCCGACCACATTTTATGGAGCCTATCAGGAGGAGAGATAAAAAATCTTCCGGGAACATGTTTGTCTATTGACGGTACAAAAAATATTATCTCCTTTCTCGACAAAATTGAAACTCAGGGATGCAATGAGATCGACTTTTTAGAAATGAAAAACTGCGATCAGGGTTGTGCCGGAGGAATTTTAACTCCTCAAAACAGATTTCTAACTGCGCAAAGATTAAGAAACAGAGCAAAATATTACACAGAATTCTACAGCGAAAACCCTGAAGAAAAACCTATTAATCATACCAGTGATGTATCGTATGAAGATGTAAAAACCAACAAAATTGAACCAAGATCAATAATTAAATATGATTCTGATCCTCTAAAAGCACTGGCCAAGATGGAAAGAACTCAGGAGATTTTTAAAATCCTACCCAGTTTAGACTGTGGTGCCTGTGGATACCCTTCATGTAAATCATTAACAAGAAATATAATTGAGGAAAAAGCAAGTATTGAATATTGCTTTGTAATTCAACGTAAACTTGAAGAAAAACAAGGTCTGGATCATAAGAAAAGTAAGGAAATCCTTGAAGATATCTGGGGGAAGAATAAATTTAAAAAACACTAA
- a CDS encoding ATP-binding protein codes for MNFKYKIEGGDFANAGKASSEIKRTLKQLNIPPKTIKRVVVSLYEAEVNIVAHAYKGNIEVDINSKDISIVLNDEGPGIENIEKAMEEGFSTASPTVTSMGFGAGMGLPNIKKNSDYLNVESKVGNGTKVTLKIDLTTV; via the coding sequence ATAAATTTTAAATATAAAATTGAAGGGGGAGATTTCGCCAATGCCGGAAAAGCATCCAGTGAAATAAAAAGGACATTAAAGCAATTAAACATCCCGCCAAAAACTATTAAAAGAGTGGTAGTTTCGTTATATGAAGCCGAAGTTAACATTGTAGCTCATGCATATAAAGGAAATATTGAAGTCGACATTAATTCAAAAGATATTTCTATCGTATTAAATGATGAAGGTCCGGGAATTGAAAATATTGAAAAAGCGATGGAAGAAGGTTTCTCCACTGCTTCTCCAACAGTAACAAGTATGGGATTCGGTGCAGGTATGGGGCTTCCTAATATAAAAAAGAATTCTGATTATTTAAATGTAGAATCTAAAGTTGGAAATGGTACTAAAGTTACTTTAAAAATAGATCTGACAACAGTATAA
- a CDS encoding DRTGG domain-containing protein, translated as MTVSEIVNKLNLKVFNKNADLSPEVKDGFAGDLLSHVMGKSDEGQVWITVQTHKNVLAVASLNDLSAVILIDGQTPDKNMLEAAEEEGIPILGSNKSAFEIGGMLYEILRK; from the coding sequence ATGACAGTAAGCGAAATTGTAAACAAACTTAATCTGAAGGTTTTTAACAAAAATGCCGATTTATCGCCGGAGGTTAAAGACGGATTTGCAGGTGATTTGTTAAGTCATGTAATGGGAAAAAGCGATGAAGGTCAGGTGTGGATAACGGTTCAAACCCATAAAAATGTGTTGGCCGTAGCTTCGCTTAACGATCTTAGTGCCGTTATACTTATCGATGGACAAACTCCGGATAAAAATATGCTGGAAGCTGCCGAAGAAGAAGGAATTCCAATCCTTGGCAGTAACAAAAGTGCTTTTGAGATTGGAGGTATGCTTTACGAAATACTTAGAAAATAA